The genomic stretch GACATGCTGATGAATGTTCtagtttggtaaaaaaaaatttacaaattgGATACACATGTATAAACAtaagtattttttaattttttttcatgaaaatttacACTTTTAAACTTCATTTTAGGTAATGTTTCCTTCCACTCTACTTGGAACTGGAGAAAAGTGGACAATGATGAAGACCATCAGTGTGACGGAATATTTAAATTATGAAACAGGTACCATTATCTATACCTTTTGTTTTCACATGATACTGGGTTTGTAACATACACTATTTAAATTAGAATTACAATTTGTAGTTAATTGATAATCTATCAGATATGGTCCCCTGTTTGGCAAATTAATCGACCACTTGAAGGAATAGTTCAAAAGAAGAATAGAACTAGAAAAAATACATGTGGATTATAGGTGCCTCTTTGCTATTTCACTGCTACAGGGAATCATCTATTATGCTATCAATAGTTTTAAGTACTAGTTAGTACTAGCCATATTATCAGATTGTAGATCCCGGAAAGTACTAGCATACCAGATTGTcactatatttattattatttgttgtaCTATTTGAGTGCAACATATGTTGAGACCATTATAAAAGTGGCATTTAGTAATACTTATGTTTGATTTGTTACTTGCAATTAATAGAACTGCAGATGCATATGAGTTTTGTTCATTTGAGCATATCACTTCCTCTATGACAGGAAAGTTTTCTAAAACTAAGGGCATAGGAATTTTTGGTAATGATGCAAAGGAAACAAATATTCCAGCAGAAGTATGGAGATATTATTTACTTACCAATAGGCCTGAGGTTAGTTCGAAAGTCAGAACTGGGTTATCTTTTACCATGAATATCAAAATCCTCATATATAGTATTGCAATTTAGAATTGACCCCCGACTTCTTTGGATGATGCAGGTATCTGACACCTTATTTACATGGGTAGACTTGCAGGCTAAGCTGAATAGCGAATTGCTCAATAATCTGGGAAATTTTGTGAATCGTGTATTGAGCTTTATTGCTAAACCTGAAGGTTAGACAACTCCTGTGTTTGAAATCATGTACATACAGCACCTTAGAACTATAGTATTCTTCATTAAAGATAATGATTCAGTCGCTCAATCATAATCACTCAAAGATTATGCATAATTTCCTATATTACAAGATTATTCTTCCCGTGTAGAAGAAGGTAACACTCTTGGCCCAGATTCCACTACAATCTCCATTATTAAGTTGGTGACTTCAACACAATTGGAAGAGGCCCAAAAGTGTTTCTTCTACCTACTTCTGTAATGGCAGTATTCCTGTCAAGATTGTAGTGGCTATATTTTTTTTCTGTTTGTTGTCATCGACATGCTTAATACGCCAGTCAGTTTTTTGGTAATCCTTTGTTAAGTTTCTATCATAGTATGTCTTTCTCTGCAGGATCAGGATATAATTCTTTCGTTCCTGATGCGCCAGATGCAGAATTACACGATCTAACCAAAGATGTAGGAGAAAAAGTTGGTAAATTGGTTTATCAATATCTTGACGCTATGGAAAAGGTGATTATTGGCTTGAATTGCATTATGTTGCTTGCATTCGTTGAAACCTACTACTGGTTGATTTTCATATGCAGGTAAAGTTAAAGCAGGCATTGAGGATTGCTATGAGCATATCTAGCGAAGGAAATGCATATCTGCAAGTACAATACAAtccatcttttgtttctttttgatgATTTTCAGTAAGTAGGCAACTATTATGTTATGAATGCTCAATTGTGCATTTGCAATTTAGGAGAGCCAATTTTGGAGGCTTTACAAAGAAGATCCTACTTCTTGCGCCATTGTGATGAAGACATCAGCTGGGCTTGTCTACCTTCTTGCAGCTTTGCTAGAACCCTTTATGCCTTCTATCTCTAAGGAAGTAGGTTTTCCTTGCACTGACTGTATTAGTCTTAAGCACCCCCTTTTGATTAACAATGCGATTTATTTTGCAAATCAGGTGCTAAAGCAACTAAATTTACCACCTGCATCACTTCTCTCATTCTACTACGACAATGGAATATCAAATATTGGGAAAATGCCTTGGCAATTTCTACCTTCTGGACTCTGTATAGGGAAACCTGAGCCACTATTTAAGGAACTTGTATGCGGCTTTACTTACTGTGTTTATCTCCCTCGTTCTCTAATAGCATAAGTTGCTGGAGTATGTAGATAACCTATTTAATGCTTTCACTGTTCAGAAAGATGAAGATGTAGAGTATTTTCGGGCAAGATTTTCAGGTAGCCAAGCTGAAAGAAGGAAAGCAGAAGCTGATGCAAATAAGATAGCTGAACAGTTAAAGAACACCAATATAACAGGTTTTCAAACATCCTTTTTCCCGACACAAAGTAACTCATAGCTTTGAATCAATGATCATACACACTCCAATAGTCTCTGTATTGTTTATCTATTTAATGACTAGGAAAATGATTTGATATGAAATAACTATCTAGTTTTCTGTTATTTTGCAGAAACTAGTGCAAAGAAACACCAAAGCAAATCAGGTCACAAGACAAAGGCAGAGGCTGCAGAAGCTGATTCATCCATTTCAAAACTCGACATCCGAGTGGGCATCATAAGAAAAGCTCAGATACATCCGGATGCTGACAACCTTTACGTGGAAGAAATTTATGTGGGCGAGGAATCAACAAGAACAGTAGTTAGTGGACTAGCCAAGTGCATTCCCCTTCAACAATTGGAGGTCTAATACTACTTTTTACCCTGCACCCTTTATTGAATGTGTGATCTTATCTTCCAAAAATTGCAGAACCGCAAGGTTTGTGTTCTTTGCAACTTGAAACCAGCAACAATGCATGGCATTAAATCTCATGCCATCGTCCTGACTGCATCAAGTGATGACAATACAAAGGTTAATTAGTTACAACTAAGTGTATTATGCTCTAGCATGCAACTGATATGTGAAAATTGGACCGATGGCTTGCAGATGGAATTGGTTGATCCGCCTGCGGCAGCTGCAGTGGGCGAACCAGTGACTTTCCCTGGATACTCCAATGAACCAGAAAGCATATCAAGTGCAAAGAGCAAGGTGTGGGAGAAGGTGCAGGCAGATTTGCATACAGATTCAGCACTGGTGGCCTGTTACAGGGATGTACCCTTCACAACATCGGCTGGGGTATGCAAGGTCGCAACCATCGCCAATGGCGTAATAAGATAGAATCTTATTTATCTGTAGATTGAAATCGCCTACTCAAACTCTTATTGTGCACATACAAGGAACATACAGTGTAATGTATTGATCAATTTGGAATGTACAAGTTGAATGGTACGTTCTACCAGTGTTAGGAAACACCAAATTGTGGGTTCAATGACTGACAAGACCAAGAAAAATGCATAAGATAATCTCAAAAGCAGTTGCCTCAGAATTGCAGAATATCAACACAGCCCCAAGAGCTAATCAGCCCCGAAAGATGGTATTTTGATGATTAGGTTTCTTCATAGGCAACAAGAGATCAGTGAGCACAACACAAAAGAGGCCAAAAGAGGCTCAGAATTTTGAtgatatttcttttaaaaaagaaCAAATTTTGCGTAAGAGCGAATTGAGAATGGCTCAGAATTGCAGAATCACAGCATGGCCAAAAGAGGCCAATCAGTCCCAAAAGATGGTGTGATCGACAAGCGATTCTTCACAGGCGAGGATGTAAATCCAGCACTGAAATCACAGATAAAGAACGAAAAAAAAGGGTTGAAAGATCAAGCGAGTTAAAATGCCTCGGATTAAAAGAATGACAGCATGGATACAATGATCCAATCAGCCCCGAAAGATGGTATTTGGTTTCAGATTTCTTCACAGGCAAATCAGCAATGCAAACAACCGGAAACCACTGAAGAAAACCATGAGAGGAAATAGAGATCGGGAAGCAGATCATCAGATAACAGAGGCGACGAAAAACCCTAACCTCGATCTAGCCGCCCCGATTCTGTTCTTTACGAGCGATGGGGAAGCAGGCGGAAGCGGGGATACTTATAGGAACAGGCGACCGGATCCCGCCGTTGGATCCTTAATCGGACGGACGGTTTTATTCGGTTTTAAGGGGAGAATATTAAactattaaagttaattttattggatatttaatttttttataaacgaGAGAAATTAATTGTGTCACGAGATATTGACACGTGGAAGGAGGCCCCACTTGGCTGACAAAGCGGGACCTGCCAGCTCACCGAGATGGTTGCTATTACCGCCGAAGAAGAAGGCAAGCAGGCAGCCCCACAACCATTGGATTCCTTCCTCCTCCAGAATCCCAGCCCTACAAGTAGCAGCGGCAGTCGCCGTAACAATGGCGGATCTCGTTTCCCTCCTCTCCGATCCTCTCGATTTCCCATCTGCCTTCTCTCCGCGTGGATTTCACCCGTCTCCTTTGAATCCTTCCTCACCTACTCTTTCCAGTTCCGGAGCTCTCTCCTGACCCTCCTTTCCGGATCGATGCCTTGGCCCCCCAGATTTCCTTGCCTGGCTCTGCCTCCACCCCATCTACTCCGCATCAATTTGCCGCCCTCCTCCCTCTCTCAAAGCCGAGCCACCTGGGAAGAAGTTTAGGTGGTGGTTCCTGTTTCCAAAGACTTGATTTTGTTACAAAAATCTCCGTTTCAAAAGGTACCTCTTCcctctgtttcttgtttgattTTTGAGCGATATTTTCCTTTTTACATAAAAatcgatttttttttctctttctcttcgtCTCTCCCTATACAAACAGACAGATCTAGAAATATGTTATTGTAGTTTTGTGTGTGCGtgtgtgatgaaaaaaaaaacattgtttTTTTTCTCTTGCTTTAAGTTGCAGCTATATCATGCCAACATTTCCAGCTGTTCCAATGACTTCGATCAATGGCCAAGGCACTAAGCAAGGTGGCATTGCTGGATTTTCAAGTTGTCCAACTTCAAATACTTCTGGTATTCCTGGAGTGAGTGGAAAGCAAAGGTTGAGATGGACTTCAGATCTTCATAGCCGCTTTGTTGATGCAATCACTCAACTCGGTGGACCAGATAGTGAGATTCTCTTtgattcatgtttttttttcccCAGCTGTTTAGCTCAAATTTGTTTCTCTCAGCCAATTTTTATTTTGCAACAATGTATCGCTGCTGATAATCTATATACTAAATAATGATACAGGAGCAACACCAAAAGGTGTTTTAAGAGTAATGGGTGTACCAGGAATCACAATATACCATGTGAAGAGTCATCTCCAAGTATGCATTGTTCCTTCTAACGGGAGTTTTTGTACTTCATAATTTTATGTTTTCTTTAATTCAATTTTGCAGAAGTACCGCCTTGCAAAGTATTTACCAGAATTGCCAATTGAGGGTAAAAGTTAATTTTGTTCTTTATTTATGCTTAGGAGGGCTCTTCagtatagttttttaaaaaaataaaaatattttatgcaACATCTGTTGCTGGAAATTTATCTTTGTTGGGAATTAAGTTCCGGATGAATGATGGTTACAGGTTCTAAAGATGACAAGAAAGATTCTGGCTGTCCACTCTCTGATGTGGACTCTACACCGTAAGTGGCCTCTTTAATATGTTAGTGTTAGCATTCTTGTCCTTTGCCTTGATGCAAATTCCATGCCACAAAGGTTCAAAAATATTGTAGAAAGGAGATTTAAATTGAAAGATGAATAAATATGAGTATAATCTTTATCTACTGTAAGTTAGTGTTTTCCATTCCTTTAGACAAAAGCTTATGTTGGTTATTTGAGTTAGTCTGGTAAAGTATCTTGTATTATTTGAGCTGCAAGGTTCTATATTTAATGTATTGGTCTATATTTAGTTGTTCTAGTGGTCCAACAAGAACTTCTTGCTTGGTCCCCTAGTTTTCTAGTAAAGCAGAATTGATGTGTGGTCTATATTACTTGGTTAGGTAACTGTAGATGTCATGCCTAGTATGTATATTGTCTTTCACTTAATCTGAGATTTTTCTATTTGATAATGTTCCATCCTTCAGTTCTCTAATCAATAGTTCTATGAAGAATAGTTTGATAACAAAGCCTGACATCATTTCAACACAGATAGGAAGAAATTGTACTTAAGGATTAACTATCTACAAGAACTTTTACTGTTAGGTATGCAAATACTAACCCAAAGACAAACTGTGTAGATGTTAAAGTTGAGTGCCCTCTTAGTATTGCAAGAAATAACAAGTACATGAAAGCATgaagaaatgaaaacacaaaatcaacAGATCAAGAACGAACAAGAGATACACAACTTGGTTCAACATGAATGCATACATCAGAGGTTTGTATGGAGACATACTATCACGTTATAAGGAATACATAAGATGGTTCGGGGGGTAAAATCAGGTTGGTATAAAGTACTGGTAGAAATTGCTTTGGATTCTTACACGTTTTAGCCCATCAAATTGCATAGAATTTCAATTAGTCTTCACTATTACAATCTCCTGATAGAAGCTAGCTGTTCAGTATCTCTCTACTCTCAATGAATGCATCACAACGCAAAAAACCCATCGAGTATCATACATATATAGATTGCTTGTCATTCATGTCTGTAGTGGCCATCTGATGAAAAATTCTTATTCCACCCCATGTTCACATGCCATCTTTTTCTTACTACAACCCTTTCTTAGTGTTGGTACTAGAGaacatttctttttttctttctttcctttccttaaattgttgtttagaagTCAAACTAGATTACTTGAAAGGAGGTTAAAGATTAACTTTGAAATTTGCTTTTGATTTACTGTGACTGTCTTCTCCTAATTGCTTGCCTTGGTTATGTCTTCTTGCTTCTCTTAATTTTTAAGATTATTAATCCTACTAACTTAACCCTATCCCTTGTTCTCCATGGATATCCTGCATCAGATTAGCATGATGTTCTGCTTTGTCCAATTTGTTGTCTTTGACCGTATAGAGAACTTTTCTCTTGCTGCAAAATGATTCCTTAGTTACACTTGCTAAACACTGAAGTTCCTGCCAAAAAGAATCTTTGCTAATAATTGTGAGATGATTTTTTTTCATCCTGTGTTTGTGTTTTGTCATTTGGCTACTTAAGACATCATTGGATTTGCGTACTGCTTTGGGCAATTaaacttgataaaatatttaattactaGTTATTTCCGGTGTGGGTTACACACATCTTAATGAACTTGTCTTTTTTCCAGAGGTACACAGTTGAATGATGCTCTGAAGATGCAAATAGAGGTGCAAAAAAGACTTCACGAACAGCTTGAGGTGTGTTTCATTGGTCATTACTCTTTCTTTACGGACACTGCAAAAATTTCTCCCGAAAACTTGGAAGAAATTAGTGCCTAAAAGAATACCATCTTTATGACTCTTGGAGTTGGAGATGATCTAGTCAGTGTCATGACAGTTCTTATTCATTGCCAGACGCATTCTTCTTCTGCATTAGCATGCATGGTAAGAATAGATAATCCTTTAGTAACTTCTTCCATTTGAATTATGAGCCTCACTGCAGATTATCAGCTATTCATGGTTGATGCAAAACATGGTTTACTTCATGCATCGAAGAGAAAACTCATTTCGCATAACTATAGGATATGTAATTGTTAGCTTTATTTATCATTGAGCAAAGTCTTGAGTCAATGCAGACACACTGATCAGTGAGGGATTGATTTTCATGCTCTATACATGTGATACTTTTGTCTCCCTCATTCTTGTGCATCATTCAGGTACAAAGGCAGTTGCAGCTTCGAATTGAGGCGCAAGGGAGATATCTCCAGAAGATCATTGAAGAGCAACAGAAGCAAGATGGCACAACCAAGTCCTTGGACGAAAAAACAATTAAGCCATGTCATTCTCCTTCGATCTCCGATTCCCATGGCAAACTACCATCTTACAAGGAATCAAGGATAGTCAACCAGCTCCCGCACCATGAAATGCCTGAGCAAGAATCTAAGCCGGAGCTTCACGGCCATACTAACCATGACTACATGAAAGAAGTAAAAACAATTTTAGCTTTAGGGCACTGAGAACTCTGTTTTGCACTATTGTAGTCCTAGCTGTTGAGAGCTGCCCCATAATGAATCTGTGATGACTAAATCTATTTGATCTGTTGAACTTCCATTAGGTTCATTGGGGAGAATTTGTGATTAAATTTCTATTAGATCTCTTGAATGTGTGATGATTAATTGGTTCATTTTTGTTCTATCTTTATTTCCTAATTTTTCCACTCTAGTAAACTTAATTTCTGATTTCAATGGATATAACTATTTCTGctaattccaaatatatataataGCAATTGAACAAAAAAACgcattttaagttgttatttttttttaaaaaaaaaacaacgcacttaacttttaaattttgcgaatgataattttttttatattatcccTTCCATCCAAGAAGGGGCTATGAATTTCATATGAGGTGCGAAAGATATATgtttatgttaaggggatatgGATTAGGGGTTCTGTCATTATCTATTGATGTGGTGATAATGAGGGATCTCATTCCGTTGTCACGGTGGAGctcaaagtcaagacggttaaCACGTATATGACATTGGTCGGTCGGGCGAAACATGCCTCGATCGGGGAGAGGGCTCTGACCCACCATCGCCTTCGCTACAAAGAGAAGTCAAACAACCGACGTTCAAGGGAGACGATATGCAAAAGCCCAGCCAAGCGGCTACTCCGCTTGGCCAGATAGTAAAGCTTGATATGCGCAGAGTTCAAGCTCGGCTGAGCGGCCACCCCGCTCGACCTGACAGCAGGGATAAAGTGGTCCTTCGGTCGAGCAGACACACACGGAGGAATAGCAAGGCTTTGACCGATCGGACGAGGCACCAGAGCGGCGGAATTCCGGGCAAGTGGCTAACCTGCTCGGCCTAGCATCACACTCTTTCTCAGATATCcattgacatccttttgggagttggtgtcgcCGACACCAGGCATGGACTGCCAGAatatcgtacggcggaagcttccactatcacttcagagatatgctcggcctgttaaggtactgtaTCAGGGACAGtaaaacaagtcttttcagggaaagctttgagaagcgtgctcgTCTTAGGAAGTGTGCACACGCGCTACTGAacctctatataaagggaggGTTCAAGCATTGGTGGAGGTCCGCGATATTCACTTTTTGTGCTATAGTCTTCTTGTTGCTGAACTTTATTCTTCGTCGTCGGTGATTGACTTAAGCGTCAGAGGGCCAACACCGAGAACCTCCTTCCCTAGCTCGACACTGACGTAGTCTGTGTTGTAGGTCTGAGTGGAGTCTACAAGAGGTCAGCGTGAACGTCACATCTCCAACTTTCCATCTTTTCAACTTTCGAACTGAATCATCTATCATTCGCCTTCcatttctatttacactaaacaATTGAGGAAGGAGGGATGATCGTGGTACCTGGTTATATTCCTTTCTCCCTCTCACCATTATACCATTATGGTATTACATTTAAagaatgttattattattataatgttgaattttaaaaattaatattgcataattattattatgtttatttttaaaaataatattatagtgatgttgatttttaaaatatatatcacATTGAATAATAAAGAAGGATAaaattattgtgtttatttttaaaaataataccatAATAgtgtttatttttaaattataatattacAGTGGATGataaagaagaataaaaaaatagaaaaaaaatgtgTCCTTTATACATTTAAAAGTTAATAGTGAAAGTAATGGAGATAAAAGAAGTTTAGTGGAAGATATAATGGATAAGAAGGATAGTATGGAAAATGAGTTGATGAACTTAGTGTATTTGAggaataaaaaaatatgaaaaaaatacatTGATAGAGTCAGAAAGACGCGCGCGACAATTCAAGTAACGAGAAATCAAAGAGAAAGACTACTTAAGGAGAAGTTGTAATTGGATTCGGATGAATTCAAATCCAACAACTCTAAGCATCACTTAAGAAGAGCGAGCAAAAATTAATCTTCATTGAAGGTTAAGTATTTAAACTGACTGATAGAAGATGCTCTCAAACATATGGAAGTGctctcaaaataaaatatttgactaATCTATTTTGCAAGATTATTCATCTGCTCTGGCCTCACCGAATCAACAGTTAGtgggttaaaatttataattttaaatgcgTTTGGTCAATTATATAGGGAAGAAATAACTCAgattaaaaaggaaattataaAAAACATTGtgaaaaaataattgaaaaattaGTTATAAATTTGAAAAGGTCAttcttatatttattttaaaaaataattctcaattacaggtattttagaaaagaaaaaaaatgatacaCCTAACCTGGGATTTTAGAAAACAAAAGTCGAACCTTTCCCGAAGTTCACCTTTTGAGAATTActtttttttaattgttttttatttatttatttttttgaaaaaaaaacaaattaggCTATTTTAGCCTTTTAGGGAAAGCATTTAATGGCTTGGATCTTTACCCTTTCACAGAATTCCCCGGCATCTTCGCCTGCGGAAGAGCGAGAGCGAGCACGGGCTTGAACTCGGTAGCTGCTCTGTTCCACTGTTCCGCAGGTTTTCCCTTCTCCTATTCCTCCGATTTCGCGTTCCTTGATCATCCATTCAGAGCGGATTTGTTTGATTCCTGGAAAAATTTCACCTTCCGGTTCTCGATTGGAGTAGTCTATCCAGCTAGCTTAGTCTGCTTTGGTTGCGAATTCTACCTTTGATATAGTTCTTTCCATAATCTTTCTTGCTTCTTCTCCTCGTTTATCTTCGAAAGCGCATTTCTTACTTTGTTTTTAATCACGAGTATTAGGGTGCTGTtcgagtttatttatttatttggggGAAAGCGGACACTTTtatatgtttgatcattgttgatcTGCTTTTCCCAACGCCCTTGTTGTGTTCTCCTTGCACTTTGCTTTCTGGCCTTCGTTACGTGAAAAAGGTACTTGTTTTCTTTACTTCGATCAcctttttttcttgaaatttagtAGATGCTTCACGGATGCCTGTTTTCGGCGTTATCACGTCTAGGTTTTAGTAGCCAGAAACTACTCGTATTTTAACGCAATGTTGTTATATTTACTTCTTAGTTCTCTGTTGCTGGATTAGCTTATGGCCCCTCTCTTTGAacttgttaaatataattattgATATTGATCGGCTTTCTTTCTGGTTGAACATGTTTGGATATGAGTTCCTGCTTCACTGGATGGTAATTAGATATATGGTAGTTGAGTCTGCATCCATGCCATTTTTTAATTCTTCATTAAAGTAAATTCTTTTAGATTTCTGAACACATTAAAAGCTGTACTTAAATTTTTCCCATCATTATGCTCATTCACTGGGTAAGATTTGTTGCTTCAGCTTTATATACACTCCTCACACAGTTTGAGGATATAGATACAGTGATTTAGTTCTTTCCCTTTAATTTTTTTCTTGATCGTTTCATTTCTGATAATATTCAAACTTGTTTTGATTAGGGGAATGAATCAGATGCAAAATGAGAGCAGGAAAACAATGATTCTAGAAAAAAGGATGGCTTCCCTATCtattaaagaaaaaggcatcagtGTGGGTTCTCTAAGTGGAGAAAATTGGGTTCTGAAAAAGGGACCTTGGACTTCTGTAGAGGATGCAATTTTGGCTGATTTTGTTAAAAGACATGGCGAGGGAAATTGGAATTCTGTTCGGAAGCACACAAGTCTTTCTCGGTGTGGCAAAAGCTGTCGTTTACGGTGGACTAATCATCTCCGTCCAAATTTAAAGAAAGGCACTTTCACACCACAGGAAGAACAATTGATTATTGAACTCCATGCTAAGATTGGAAACAAATGGGCTCGTATGGCTGCACTTGTAAGTCTTCAGATTCTTGCTGATATGAAAGGTTATTGTCTGTGTCACGTTAACCTGTTAATTAATTACCTCCATTTACTTATGCTtttgctttgaatttttttttgttgaatatTCTCATGATAATTTTTTGACATGCCTTTAGAATTA from Zingiber officinale cultivar Zhangliang chromosome 5B, Zo_v1.1, whole genome shotgun sequence encodes the following:
- the LOC121983791 gene encoding probable methionine--tRNA ligase, which codes for MDDTPAPDSPKLPIPGRRNILITSALPYVNNVPHLGNIIGCVLSADVFARYCRLRGYNTIYICGTDEYGTATETKAMEENCSPEEICDKYHAIHKDVYKWFDISFDEFGRTSSPQQTQVCQSIFQKLMENNWLSENTIQQLYCDSCQRFLADRLVEGTCPTLDCHYGSARGDQCEKCGKLLNPTELIDPKCKVCQNTPHVRDTDHLFLELPLLRGKLEEYIDAMLVVGSWSQNAVQATNAWLKEGLKPRCITRDLKWGVPVPHEKYKDKVFYVWFDAPIGYISITACYTSEWEKWWKNPENVELYQFMGKDNVPFHTVMFPSTLLGTGEKWTMMKTISVTEYLNYETGKFSKTKGIGIFGNDAKETNIPAEVWRYYLLTNRPEVSDTLFTWVDLQAKLNSELLNNLGNFVNRVLSFIAKPEGSGYNSFVPDAPDAELHDLTKDVGEKVGKLVYQYLDAMEKVKLKQALRIAMSISSEGNAYLQESQFWRLYKEDPTSCAIVMKTSAGLVYLLAALLEPFMPSISKEVLKQLNLPPASLLSFYYDNGISNIGKMPWQFLPSGLCIGKPEPLFKELKDEDVEYFRARFSGSQAERRKAEADANKIAEQLKNTNITETSAKKHQSKSGHKTKAEAAEADSSISKLDIRVGIIRKAQIHPDADNLYVEEIYVGEESTRTVVSGLAKCIPLQQLENRKVCVLCNLKPATMHGIKSHAIVLTASSDDNTKMELVDPPAAAAVGEPVTFPGYSNEPESISSAKSKVWEKVQADLHTDSALVACYRDVPFTTSAGVCKVATIANGVIR
- the LOC121983792 gene encoding myb family transcription factor PHL7-like isoform X1 translates to MPTFPAVPMTSINGQGTKQGGIAGFSSCPTSNTSGIPGVSGKQRLRWTSDLHSRFVDAITQLGGPDRATPKGVLRVMGVPGITIYHVKSHLQKYRLAKYLPELPIEGSKDDKKDSGCPLSDVDSTPGTQLNDALKMQIEVQKRLHEQLEVQRQLQLRIEAQGRYLQKIIEEQQKQDGTTKSLDEKTIKPCHSPSISDSHGKLPSYKESRIVNQLPHHEMPEQESKPELHGHTNHDYMKEVKTILALGH
- the LOC121983792 gene encoding myb family transcription factor PHL7-like isoform X2, with the translated sequence MTSINGQGTKQGGIAGFSSCPTSNTSGIPGVSGKQRLRWTSDLHSRFVDAITQLGGPDRATPKGVLRVMGVPGITIYHVKSHLQKYRLAKYLPELPIEGSKDDKKDSGCPLSDVDSTPGTQLNDALKMQIEVQKRLHEQLEVQRQLQLRIEAQGRYLQKIIEEQQKQDGTTKSLDEKTIKPCHSPSISDSHGKLPSYKESRIVNQLPHHEMPEQESKPELHGHTNHDYMKEVKTILALGH